Genomic window (Candidatus Bathyarchaeota archaeon):
ATGCACAGCTGAATGTTGTCCATGGATCGATAGTAATTCTGTTTCTATCAACAGTTATGTCATGAGCAGTATTGTAAATTGGGAGATCAGCTTGCAACCAAGCCTCTATGCCGCCAACAATGTTGTAGACTTCAGAAAAACCATTTTCTGAAAGGATATTTGCCGCTACTGCACTTCTGGAACCTCCTTGGCAATAAACAATTACCGGATCGTCAACGTGTTCCATTAGCTCGCCAATTCTCCAGTCAATAATAGTTGCATTTTGCACTGCCTCGTAATAATGTATTAGACCCTCAAGCACATGGCAAGGTATTTGCAATGCATTGTATAGATGAGCAAACTTGTATTCTGTTTTATTTCGAACATCTAATATCAGTATGTTAGAAGAATGTCTATTTATTAGCTCATGTGCTTGTTCTGCGGTAACGTCAGTAACATCCGAAGGCTCTTGTGCTATAGCAAAAGATTGAACCGTCGCTACAAAAGACAATATGAGTGTTGCCATTAGTAAGAACCCAACGATTTTCTTTCTAATAGTATTATTCATTTATTTTCCTCCTTTAAATCATAAGGATTTAAATCAGTTCAAATCCCAGAATCAAAACAGTGATTAAAATGTATTAAATAATGCGAATACTTTCTAGTATATGATATATGCTTTCTAAAAATGCAGTCAACTAATCCTCTTCAGGTACATTCGACGCAGTTAGTTTTTATTTAGCTTTTGGTATTTTTTCCCTTTCTTTTCCTTAAGATATTAAATAAAAGTTATCAAAAATAATTTAACCCTAGTGTGCAAAATTTTATAAGCAGTTTACAGAATTAAGACTCAATAAACCTGTCTTTAGAGGTGAAGAGTTTTCGGCGATAAATCTCTTTTCATCATTAAATCAAATGTAACTCAATGTTTGGAGGTTCCTTGATATTGGAAATAAATAAGATAATTGGTTCAGATATCCGTCGAAGAATTCTCGAAACTTTGATGAGAACAGAGAAATTTCAATAATGCAACTCGTTCGATTAGTTAATAGTACGCATCATGAAGTTAACCGTAACTTGAGTATTCTAGAAAAAGAGAGCCTCATTATCCAACAATTATTGGGACGAAAGAGGCTTATCCGGCTAAATTACGATAACGATAAAACCCTGACCGTTATTGAAACATTAAAGTATCTAAACAGAGTATCGCTCCAATTATCAGGGAAAAACACGACAAAATAGCCCCAAACACGGTTTACGATTAAGTTGTCGTATTTATTCAATGGTGGTGTTTTTTGAGAGTTTTTTGTTGGGTTGCTGGCTGGTTGTGGATATTTTCGCAAGCAGACAAAGTTGGCAACAGCAGAACTGTGTATCAAACACATTTCAGCTCCCAGTCTCTATAGCACTTTCAAGTGTGCTCTAAAAGGATTGGCTTTCGGTAAGATAGTTGAAGAATCAACTGAGACCTATTTTTATTTTCAATTTGAAAAAATAAAAAGGGGAGTTTTACTTTTGCCATATGTAGACGAATTCTATCGTTTTATGTAGTCGCCAGACTGGAAGCTCTGCATATGCACCGCCACTGTACACTTCGCCGTCAACTATGGTATACAGGGCTGGACCATACCCATAATACTCGACATAACAAGGGTCATCTGCCCAGACTTCTCTAGTACCCAACTGAACATTAACCATCAAGTCCGCAGTGCCAACCCATTGGCTATCGACCCAGACATTCGGCTCAACATAAGGCACCGACTGGGTATAGTCATAAGCAGTTATTGTTAGCTGGCAAGTTGGCAGTGCCTCGTTAAAGTGCGCTTCCAAGTCATGATCAGCAGACATATCGACATAAATGCTGTTATCTGTGTAGACATATTCATTGTCTAACAGCCAGTAGCTAAAGCTGCTGCCCTGATCTGGAATCGCATACACCGTCACACCAGTACCATAATCATACTGATGTTGACCAGGAGTAGGATTGGTTGTGCCACCAGATGTAGACGTTATTGTCAGCGTCGGTATAAAGCAGAAACAGGCTTCCAGAGTATGATCTCCGTCCCACATCTCTATTTCGATTGGGTTATCTGTTGATTGATAGTAGCAATCTACAAGCCAGTGATCAAACTCATAGTTTTGGTATGCTATTGCAGTAACGGTTATGGGTTCACTAGAATAATATGTATCTGGCTCAGGGTCAGTAGTGCCACCTTGTCCTGCTTCAATGATGAGTTGATTCGGGCTACTACCGTATTGATACGCAACCGCAGAGTCAACATAGGCGTCGTTTAATTCATGGTCTTCTCTAGCCCAACTAAAGACTGCGATGTATAGAAACGGGTTAGTAGCAGTTCCTACACATATCGTTTGAGGGGTAGTTTGTGTGAACCTCGCATATCCTATGTCATCCCATTCTAACATTGTTCTGTTTGGATCATCGCTCGCACAAACGCATACATCTGAATAGGAACCGATTTCTGAATAGCCAGTAAGGTAAATATTTCCAATGGCCCATGTGTCCATCACCCCCACTATGATAGATTCATCGGTATCATAGTATTCCGGGTCTCGATATTCCTCCGTATATAAATGTGCATAAGAGCCATCGGGTGTGCCTGCGAGACTCTGCCAATTCTCACAAAGTGCATTTCCTTCAGGTGGACCAGCAATATGGAAGGTTATTAGCGATATACTCGCGGAACTAGGCGGGTCATCTAGTAACATTTCCCAATCGTTTGATATCTCTTGTGTCTTATGTTCCAGCATTCGTTTCCATATTTGCTCTAAGACGGATGCGTTCACTAGTTTGTTTGGTATGATAAAATCAGAAGACGAGGTATTATCTTTTTTAGCATTTGGGGCTTCATTAACGTTAAGTGTTGTAGCATAAGCGGGTCCAAGGCTTACAAGTAAAAGAAGTGCCGTTGCAATAAGAACAAGAAGTAACTTTTTTTTTCATGCTATCACACCTCCCGTTCTCTTTCTTTCCCTTATTAATTGGGACACAGGCGGTGACACGCCTTCGAAGGAGGCTGCCTTCAATTAAGTCGGCAGCATTAATACTTAATTACGCCTTTCTATTGGCCATGCTTAACTTATCACCTGTTCAACAGAACTACAAACAGCCAAAGATTCTATATAAAAAAAGCCCATATCGTCTTTATCCCATAAAACGGATATAGAATTTATCTCCATACGAATTATTCACAAACAAATAGATCCACTCGCCAATCTCCAGTTTGTATATTACTGAAGCTTTTAGCTGTTTAGCGGTGTAGGCCAATGTCTCTTTTCCTCCAAGATCAAGAGCGGCTGTAGAAAAAGAGACGTTAGATGGAGAGTCCTGTATAGCAAACCCCTTCGATTTAAAATAGTCTATTACAGTCTCGGTCTTTTCAGAAGCCACAGTGAAAAAGATTTCTCTACAGGTCGCGTACCCTATATCATCATACGCGGTAACTTTTATGGTATGTGTTCCATAACTCAACCCAGTAATCGTTTCGTTGTTAGCAGTAATATTTTTGCCGCCATCAATGGTATATAGAATTCCTAAAGCTTGTTCGCTAACTGTAAAATTAAGTGGTATATGAAAAGATTCGTACGTTTTATTCTCGGGTGAAAATACGGTAAGGTTTAGGGTTGGATGAGACGAAGGCTCTGGAGAAGATTGATTGACAGATAGTTGATTTGAGCGATAGAAATTAACCGAAAAATATATTGTAATAACTATTGCTATACATAATAGAATACCGGAAAGCAGTCTTAATTGTTTGTTTATGCTAACCACCTATTTTAGATTTAATCACTACTTAAGTAAGCAAAGGTAAGAGGTAAGAGTCTTATAACTCTCCCCAAGGAACAGAGTGTTCTCCTAAAAGAACAGGTTGTCCCTTGAGAAGAGTTATTAAAACACTTTATGCTACAATCAGTATGTGAAAAAGCATGCCTATAAGAAAAAAACGCTTGTCGGGGATCTTTATTAGTTTCATTTTTGCAACATTCACAACGGTGAATTTGGTCGATTGCTCTACCCCCTCAACACCGAATGAGTTTGGTGCACCATATGATTTTATTGCTCCAGTGATGTGGGCTGAAGTACCCGTAATTTCGATACATTACCCTATAAACGGAACCCTATTTAACGCGAATGTACTCAATTTTTCCATACAAAAACCATATGGCTGGTATAATAATCAAAGCCAAGACTGGGACAGCGACCGAGGTATAGAACAAGCCCTAACTTTAATCAGTTACCAAATTGACAACGGAACAATATCTACCATTAGGGTAAATAGTAATCTCAATTCTTATCGCGACTCTTCCTGTACAGGCAGCAATTTTAAAACTATTCTCAGCTCCCTGCAAGATTATGACACAGCCGTAATCTACTCTAAAGGGCACAGAAACGCAAAAACATGTGACTACGGCAATGCCCATTATGGACTTATTATGAATGATAGCACTACTGTATGGGATTATGAAATTTACCCTAGAACCTCATCAAAGAACGTTCACACGTTTATATGGCACTGCCAAACAGCAATTAAACCAAATGGTACAAACCCTGATGCATGCGGATATCGTGGATTGCCCGTAGCCTTTACACACAATATCAATATAGCCAATTGGAGTACTTCTGGCAGTCAAGTTTACTTAGGCTGGAATGACAAACAAAACCTTTTGGCATATAACTTTACAAGCCAACAATACTACACAGTAACTATAGGTGGCGGCACTACAGTTGGTTCTCCTCAGTATGAATGGGGCATTAACCCCAACTATAACTACGCTAACGTTGCTGGCACGTACTATTATCGAATGGGGCAAGGCTACTCAACAGCCAATGCCCTAATACTAATGTCCTACGCAGTATACGGCACCTCTTTTGAAAACACAGCCCTAGCAAATTGGCTAGTAGTATGGGGAAACATGTACAAAACACTGCCTTAGGAGGAAAAAATAGGTGAAAAAACAAAATTATTTGACAAAAATTTTTGCACCCTTGCTTGTTGTGTTGATTGCCACGTCTTTTTTTGGGGCCTTTTCGGCTCTAGTTGCAGGCCAAAAAAATGCTGCCCAAGATAACACTTTGACTCCTATACCTGCAAGACCAAGCACCCAACCGTTAGATGCAGGTCAAACAGCTGCTGCTCAAGATAAAGCTATGAACTTCATAGAGAATGTACTGTCGGTGGATTTATCAAAATACACTATCGAACTCAAAATCAGCTCAATAATGGATGGGGTACCACTTGCCAATGACAACAGAAAAATAACTGATCTAATGTATGCACTGACTCCATTGGAAGGTAATGGTGACGAAGATGTCATAGAGGTCATTTTTATTTTTGAAAAAGATGTATTAACAACCTATTTCACTTCGCTATTGCCCTCAAAAGTTATCACCAACACACAGTACGCTAACCGAAATGATGCAGTGAAGGGTTTTCTTGAAAAATACCAAACATACACCAATATTGATTCAACTAACCTAATAGCAATGCTAGGCGATGTCGATCTAACAAAGAATTCCATAATAACCAAAGGAAATACAAAACTCGAAGTAAGTGGGACAGATTTGAAGCAGACATACACAGTTAACGGTGTAGACTATACCAAATTGGAAATTGGCGTTATCGGGGGTTTTGTGCGTTCAGTGTATGACACTCGGGGGCTTTACACAATTGGGGACACCTCAGTAAATATCTCAATGGAGCAAGCCGTTGACATAGCGATAAAAAATTTAGCGTCTTATTCTTATGAAATGCCTGATGGTTCAATAGTACAAAACTTTAAAGTTAATAAGGACGCTACGATGGCTAAGTTAGCTGTAGTTCCTGTTGATTACGTGCTTAGACCTTACTGGGACGTCAGAATGTATCTAGACGAAGTCTATCCTGGCAATGTATTTGCCATCACAGCGTTTATTTGGGCTAACACCGGCGAAATCATCTCATACAGCAACATGGCAACCGGTGGAACCTATGCTATCGATGACATCAACGTTTCTGGCGCTGAGTCACAGTCATCATCACCTGACAATATGATATCAATTGTGGTAGCGGTTGTAGCGGTAACTGTTGGAGCATTAGCAATCGGATTAGTAGTTAAGAAGAGACACAGGTAACATCGTTACTTCCTTTTTTGTTAAAACCTAATTCCCTAAAAAATTAGTTCAGTAAAATATTAATGCCATTATGCCTGTTGGAGTATGGTTGAGCCAGAAGTGTTAGCATTTTTCTGTTTGACCTTAAGCAGTTTTTTGCATCGAGGGGTAAATTTCACTTTGGTTAAATCGCAGTTTGGGTGTATTAAGAAAGCGGGTGTAGCTTTATTGTTTCTGCTATTGTTATGTTCAGCAGTGATCGCAGGTCAGTTTGTTAATTTGGTATCTGCACAGACATATTCCAACATAACCATTATGTCTGATGGAAGTGTTGCGGGAACAGATTTGATTCAACGTAACGGTGATGTTTACACGTTTACGGGGGATATTTTTGGCGCCATAAAAGTTGAAAAAGACGGCATTACAATTGATGGCGCCGGATATGCGATTAGAGGGAATGAAAACTTCCCTTTGAGAAATCCAAAAGGAATAGATCTTAGAAAAGATGATGCTGGTGTTTCTGCTTATGGTAATGTTGTGGTGAAGAATGTGCGATTTTGTGATAATAGTAGCATATTTGCTTCCTCAGCTGGTAACTGTTTCATCAACAACACCTTTGAAGGGGGTGGAATAGAAATCAGATGGAGCGATGATGGCTTGTTGGGTTCAGGGAATATAATCAAATATAACGTTTTTATCGATGGCAACCCGGCAATATTTGTAGATTGGGCTGGCGGAACTGTTGTAACTGAAAATGATTTCATCAATTGCGTGGTATGGGTTGCTTTGTATGGTAGGGCTGAATTTGATAGGAACTATTGGAGTGACTATAAAACATTGTTTCCTGATGCTAAAGAAATAGGGCACACAGGTATTTGGGACACACCATACAACTATACAGCCGGTCCTAATGAGTTAAGCTTTATTGTTGATTATAACCCCTTAGTTAACCCTACAAATGGTGCTGGAGCCCCCAAGGTCAATGACGAACCAACACCAGTTCCAACAACATCTACGGACGGAGATGAGTCAAGACCTTTTCCAACAGCACTAATAATAGCCACCGCTGTAGTGTCTGTGGTTATTGTGAGCATAAGCTTACTGGTTTACTTTAAGAAACACAAATAACTTTCTGTATCGTTTTGATGCAAGTATAGATGCTGATGTTCTTTGTGTTCTTTTAAAACACGTAATGGAGATTGTTAGAGATTTTGAAAAAACAGACCGATACATCGTATAAAACGCGGATAAAAGGGAAAGAAAAAGGTTGTTGGTTGTTAGTAGTTTTCCATCCAGACTTCAAAGTACGCCTGTGGGTGAGCGCATGTTGGGCATTTGTCGGGCACTTCTGCTCCTTCGAAAACGTAGCCGCAGTTTCTGCATTTCCACTTAATCGGCGCATCCTTCTTGAACACCTTGCCGTTTTGCACGTTCGCCAGTAACTTGTTGAATCTGCGTTCATGGTAGGCTTCCACTTGAGCAACCATTCTAAAAGTGTTAGCAACGTCTGCAAAGCCCTCTTTCTCTGCAACCTCAGCAAAATTCGGGTAGAGTGTACCCCACTCAAGTTTTTCGCCTTCAGCAGCCGCCTTCAAGTTCTCAGCCGTCTGCGCAATTATGCCCGCAGGGTAAGACGCTTGGATTTCTACAATGCCGCCTTTGAGGTGTTTAAAGAATAGTTCCGCATGCTCCTTCTCATTCGCCGCGGTCTCCTCAAAAATCCCCGCTATCTGCTCAAAACCCTGCTTTTTAGCTACGCTAGCAAAGAATGTGTAGCGGTTTCTTGCTTGTGATTCGCCAGCAAAAGCTGCTAGTAGATTCTTTTCTGTTTGGCTTCCAACAAAATTCATATTCTCAGAACTCCTTACCTGAGCCTTATTTAAAACTAAAATAAAAGCGTTCCCCGAAGTTTCCAGCCAAGAGTATGTTAAAGGCTTTTATTTTTCATCACCCTTTTAATGTGTTGCCGGATGATGAGAAGGCATTAGCTTGACTTAATTGGATGACGGATCAGAGTTACTCAGACGGCACTTGGTATAGACGGAGAACCTCAAATTCCCTGCCCGTTTATCGGTTAGCCTTTAGATTTCAATGTGGTAATTATGTGAAAACGAAAAGGCGCCAGCTCTGATGGGTACTTTAAGACTGAGTGATTTACTAATTTGGAAAAACAATTTTATATCACGACACTTTAATTTGAAAGCTAAAACATAAGAAAGGCAAATCTCGTGATAAAGAAAGCAGTTTATCTCTTGTTGATATTAACAATGCTAGTAACCAGCGCACAGTTGGTTCCAAACGCACTAAGTCAACCCGAGAATGTAAAGGTTGTAAGCTACAGCTATTATATCGATTCACTAGGTTACCTAACAGTAGTCGGAGAAATTGAGAATACTGGAACTTCTATTATAAGCCGAGTGATTATAGCTGGTTTAGTCACCACAGCAGATGGGAGCCAATTAGAATCAAGCGCTCAAGCTTGGGTTAGAAACCTAATTCCACAACAGAAGGCACCTTTCTACATGGAGTTTTTGTCACAAAATAGTGGTATATGGTCAGGAATTTCAGACATTGAACTTCAAGTCGTCATGGCTGATCCAACAACAAATTATCTCTACCCTGACTTGCAAGTCACGTCAAACAAAGCAATAATCGGCACTAGTTCAGAGGATAAAGGCGTGTACTGGGTCACTGGCACCATCCAAAACACAGGCACTCAGGTAGCTAAAAACGTCAGGGTCATAGGAACATTCTATAACTCTTCAGGTGCCGTGGTTGCAGTAGGAGGGTACACCAGTGAAACAGTTACTACTCAGCTATCTCCTCAAGCAAAGGTTGACTTTAAATTCGGCGCCTTTGATATGAACCAATCAATTGTACCTCAAGAATCTAAAATTTCGACCTATTCACTACTGTTACAAGTAGATGAACCAATCCTCCAAGGAACCGCACCCCCAATCACCCCAACAGCACCGTCCAATCCCGCAATCACCGACTCCACGGAAAGTACAAATAATTCAGCGCCAGAATGGGCTTACATCGTAGTGATAGCAATAGTCATTGCCGCAATTGCTACAACAGTTCTCAAGTTGAAAAAGCGGTCTTCTCCGAAAGCAAGCAAGAATAAATCAGTCAAACCAAAGAAGCCCAATCGCTTGAGCAGGACGTAAAGTACACGTAGGTAGCTATAACCAAAGCACAGCGGGAAGCGAATTTTTGCGCTCGATACAAAGCAGAATAATTGAGGTTCTTAAACGGTATAAACGGTGTTAATTTGCGATTATGGTTTGGTTTTCAAAAACTCCCCTGACTTTTTGGTGCGGATAAACTTTTGTAGCGTTGAGTACGCACCCCTCTTCTATTAAAACATCGTCTGCAACCACAGAAACTCCTCTAATTATCGTTGGTTTGTTAGCGCTTGATTTCACTGCAACATGTCGCCCGATAATGCTATCAGACACTTCAGCGCCATCCCCAATAATCACCCTATCCATCACCGCTGAATTCGAAACAACCGCGTTTCTGCCGATTCGTGTAAAGTTGTCGATGCAGGAGTTAGTGATTCTTGCGCCGTCCTCAATTTGGCAGTGCCGACCAATCAGAACTGAACCCTTGAGGGTGATGCGTTTCTGCTTTATTTTGCGCACAATTTCACTTCGACGTTTCTCTGAGTCGTTGCTTTCACCTTGTACCCATATCGGCTGTGCCTCGTTTAGGCGACCGCCAAAGTCGCTGAGCGCTGAAAAACGACCATTCAACAGGTTCTTCATAGCCTCCAAATAATTGCTTGGCGTGCCAACGTCAAACCAGCTGCCCTTGAGAGTGTATCCATACACTGGGCGTCCAGTCTGAATCACGTATGGAATGAAATCGTAGCCGAAGTCTAAGCGATTTTTTTCTTTGATGAGTTGTTGAACGCCTTTTTCTTTGAAAATCTTTCTAATTTCAGGCGACAGCACATAGAGCCCAGTGTTTGCCAGTTTGCTTGGCGCTTCTTTAGGCAAGGGTTTTTCGACAAAGCGTTTTATGCGGCTGTCTTTGTCAATGTCTGCTATGCCTAAACCTTCAACGTTTTCTACTTCTCGCAGAACGATGGTTAAGCAGGACTCTTTTTCTTGGTGAAAGTCAATTAGGTTTTTTATTTTTAGGTCGAAGATGTTGTCGCCTTGAACGGCGAAAACGGGGTTTTTGAGGTCGAAGTACTCCATGTTGATGTGGGCTGAATCAGCGCTTCCCAAGTCCTCAACGTTCGGCTGGTATTTTATGTGGACACGTGGTTTGATGTTGTAGCGTACGCTAAAGCCGTAGCCTGATTCGAAATAGTCGTAAATGTCTCGGTAGTTGGTGTAGCCTTTTACTCCAAAGATAAAGTTGCGTATGCCCTGACTAGCAAGCGTTAAAAGCGAGTATTCAACCAGTGGCCTGTTGAGCAAGCGGAGGCAAGCTTTGCTTGTTTCTGCTGTTAAGGGCAGAAGTCGCGTGGCTTTTCCGCCTACAGGGATGATTACTCGTAGTTTTTCAGGTGCATAATTATCTCCAACTAAGGGTGCGTAATCGTTGCTCAAAGGCTTCACCAAAGTATCATTGATAATGGGATGCGCTAACCCTTTAAAGTATCTTTTCGCGAGAATCAACGTTTGCTACCCTAACACACTAGCGATTTTTCTCTTTGACATTTAAAAGTGGGCATTCGAATCAAGTGCACGCTTACTCCAACAGCCACAGCTAAAAGCACTATTTGAGCAATCAGAATTTCATGTACGACAAAAAATGTTGAATACAATATTGTTACCCAAAGAATCGTTAAGGCTGCAATTTTTGTTTTAAGAGGGACGCCTTTTCCCTGCTGGTAGTTTTTAATGTATTCCCCGCACCACCTATTGTTTAGCAGCCACTTGTGCAGGCGTTCAGAACTGCGGAGATAGCAAGCTGCGGCAAGCAAAAGAAACGGCGTGGTCGGTAAAATCGGTAAAACTATCCCTATGACTCCTAGTGCCAAGCAAATGGTTCCTGCAATAATCAGCAGAGTCCTTTTTACTTGCTGTTTTTTGCTTGATTTGGCTTGAGTATGGCTAGAAGGTTGCATTGCTTTTTCTAAAGCGCATTCTACAATAAAAATAATACTGGCTAGTCGCCAATTTTTATAACTAACCTCAACTAACTTAACTTCACAAATGGTTCGACCCCTATGAGTAAACATGGCGGCTTTGTAAGGTTAATGCGACCAGTCAACTGTGCAATGATGGGCTTTGCCGTACTCGTCGGTGCAATTCTTGCCAGCAT
Coding sequences:
- a CDS encoding rubrerythrin family protein, whose product is MNFVGSQTEKNLLAAFAGESQARNRYTFFASVAKKQGFEQIAGIFEETAANEKEHAELFFKHLKGGIVEIQASYPAGIIAQTAENLKAAAEGEKLEWGTLYPNFAEVAEKEGFADVANTFRMVAQVEAYHERRFNKLLANVQNGKVFKKDAPIKWKCRNCGYVFEGAEVPDKCPTCAHPQAYFEVWMENY
- a CDS encoding FxLYD domain-containing protein gives rise to the protein MIKKAVYLLLILTMLVTSAQLVPNALSQPENVKVVSYSYYIDSLGYLTVVGEIENTGTSIISRVIIAGLVTTADGSQLESSAQAWVRNLIPQQKAPFYMEFLSQNSGIWSGISDIELQVVMADPTTNYLYPDLQVTSNKAIIGTSSEDKGVYWVTGTIQNTGTQVAKNVRVIGTFYNSSGAVVAVGGYTSETVTTQLSPQAKVDFKFGAFDMNQSIVPQESKISTYSLLLQVDEPILQGTAPPITPTAPSNPAITDSTESTNNSAPEWAYIVVIAIVIAAIATTVLKLKKRSSPKASKNKSVKPKKPNRLSRT
- a CDS encoding NDP-sugar synthase, which produces MSNDYAPLVGDNYAPEKLRVIIPVGGKATRLLPLTAETSKACLRLLNRPLVEYSLLTLASQGIRNFIFGVKGYTNYRDIYDYFESGYGFSVRYNIKPRVHIKYQPNVEDLGSADSAHINMEYFDLKNPVFAVQGDNIFDLKIKNLIDFHQEKESCLTIVLREVENVEGLGIADIDKDSRIKRFVEKPLPKEAPSKLANTGLYVLSPEIRKIFKEKGVQQLIKEKNRLDFGYDFIPYVIQTGRPVYGYTLKGSWFDVGTPSNYLEAMKNLLNGRFSALSDFGGRLNEAQPIWVQGESNDSEKRRSEIVRKIKQKRITLKGSVLIGRHCQIEDGARITNSCIDNFTRIGRNAVVSNSAVMDRVIIGDGAEVSDSIIGRHVAVKSSANKPTIIRGVSVVADDVLIEEGCVLNATKVYPHQKVRGVFENQTIIAN
- a CDS encoding YbaN family protein gives rise to the protein MQPSSHTQAKSSKKQQVKRTLLIIAGTICLALGVIGIVLPILPTTPFLLLAAACYLRSSERLHKWLLNNRWCGEYIKNYQQGKGVPLKTKIAALTILWVTILYSTFFVVHEILIAQIVLLAVAVGVSVHLIRMPTFKCQREKSLVC